The following DNA comes from Eretmochelys imbricata isolate rEreImb1 chromosome 2, rEreImb1.hap1, whole genome shotgun sequence.
aactttgaaactttactacgcagaagaaaaaggctgcttttaaccatcttaatttaaatgaaacaaacacagaaacagtttccttaccttgtccaaaaaaatttaaaacttttctttattTCTAGTAGTTTACATTCAAtacagtattgtactgtatttttctttttgtctctgctgcctgattgcatacttccagttccaaatgaggtgtgtggttgaccaatCATTTCATAACTCTCGTGtacataactctgaggttctactgtataatgGTTCAAAGATTTGGAAGGGgaaaatatatattcctgttaAAGTCCATTAACTGGTAGAAAGCACATAATTTACAATGaataatgtttaatttttttaggtATAATAATCCTGAGAAACTTCTGGAAACAAGACGTGGGCGTTGTGGAGAGTGGGCTAACTGTTTTACACTGTGCTGCAGAGCTATAGGATTTGAAGCTAGATATGTCTGGGATTCAACAGGTATTAATGCTCTAGAACACCTTAAACTTAGTATAAGCATGCATAAAAATGGGACTTACAAAATCATTAGATTGGTGTGTTCATGTTAGCTAACTGGTAACCGCTGAAGTTTCACAGTATCTTATGAACAAAATCTAGGTTAAATTTCCATTTTGTCTGATTATATGAAATATTCTACAAATGAGGTAAGGCTGCTGTTTTCAACATGATGAAATCTTTATATCTTACATTACATATTACATTCAGGTTCTCCTACTTTCAGTGAAAATAAGCAGAATTCATTGTTTGtgctttcacatttaaaaggagatgTGTCTGAAGGCATATAAACGGAAAATGCATTCTTCCCTCTACGCAGTTCCATgttattactcctgggggaattctgtgccactgtgtgtgtgcagaattcatgtcccccgcagatttctttgcttccctgcagaaaaatgacattctgacagggaagcaaagggaagctacaagagcagtcacgcaccactccctagctgcacaggtacattgtttcaggcgtccagagcagccagtggagaggtaaatcaccatgGGGTTGGGGACACCCCaaccagtggctcctaccctgagccgggatcagctgctagtcccggctgggctagaggcaggagaggatgggatttcctcttcccctggaaaaagtggctggggctgtgtcagactcaCCCTCAGAATTCTCCCCCAgttgcaggaagctcagcatcctcccctgcttcctgcccccatcgctcagctgcaggggaggggtcattgtacagggagctgctccccgatccacccaacccccatgcatccaaaCCTCtcacacccagacacccccaccaagcctcacACCACACACCCAGAATCCCCCTAGCCCTCCATATCCAAACCTCACCTCATGGaccctcaacccctgcatctggagccctcctgcacccagacccccttgCCTCCGAAccgccacccctgcacccagatcacTCCCAACTGAGCTCTCTGCACGCAAACCTGCACCCTGAAgagccacacccccaccccacacatccacatccccatgccactgacccccaaTTAACTGCACCCTGACCCCTGCCCCACCAGGCCCCACTTCCCCAGTACCCAGACCTCCCGAtgagacccccacacccagacccctctactagccccaaccactttcacccAGAAGCTCCTGCTGagtccctgcacctggaacccccccaTGAGACTCTGTGTAttcagatccccccacacctagataccccactgagctgcctgcacccagattatcccacacagaatcctttcatcccacacctggatccccccacactgagcccctccacacttggatcttgCCTGGTTGATCCCACCCACGTCTCGGCGCTCAAAAGAACCTGGTGTGCCTCAtgcagaggggcagggtcccagggtgTTTccggggcaggcccaggccttgtgctgtgtcagggtcaccactgagtccatgtctccagggtagggggtggggaggctgcagggtgatctcccacctttgtgcagccagtggcctgtactCCCCACTGCCAtactggagcctctgcatttatttattgacaaataaaacttgcagaattttaaaatattgtgcactgaattttaaattttttggcacagaatttaaTGTTTTGGctcagaatgccctcaggagtaatgtTATGCTCCCCATTTAATTGATTTGGAAGAGTTTAAATATCTCAAACTGTAAGAACAGAAAACCCATCTAAAAAACATTCAGTGTTTTCCTTGGCCTGTCTCTCATGCAGATCATGTGTGGACTGAGGTATATTCTTCATCCCAGCAGAGATGGCTTCATTGTGACCCTTGTGAAACTGTCTGTGATAAACCTCTTCTCTATGAGATTGGCTGGGGAAAGAAGCTCTCCTATGTAATTGCATTCTCCAAGGATGAGGTAGGGGTAGGGATAATAATATgttatgaaataaaaatacaaatttgcCTTGAGAAAGAAGCTGTGCAAAGTATACCATTTTAATGGGATCTGCTAGATTATTGTAAGGGAAGACAGTCTCTTGATCATGTTGTCTATTGAAAATACACATATTTAAGAGGCagaatatatgtatttttttaacttcTGCAACTTATACTTGAGGTTGTTGATGTCACCTGGAGATATTCCTGTAAACACGAAGAATTACTTTCTAGAAGGACACAAGTCAAAGAAGCAGCATTGCGTGAAACCATAGAGAGGCTTAATAAACTGGTACGTAGCTTTACCTCAACTGATATATTGAAATGACATGTATTGGAAACAGACTATGTAAATTCCCTGGACAAGGGAGCCCAGTCCTGATAAAGGTCTCTGTGTactacaaaaaaattaaatattgctATTTATACATTCTTTGTGATTTTATATAAGACCACTTCAGGACCAATCACAGCATAGCATTTTTGTCAGTTACCAGTCGGTTCTCTGCATAGTCAGTCATATTTCCTTACTTTGATTAGGGAAAAGGAAATTATTACCTTTTACTCCTGTTGGCTCTGCAGAGaaagtgagctggattctgttctctcTTGTGTATCAACAGACAAGTCTAATTTCAATCAATTATACCTGTGCAAACAGTTGACTTGCACAACTTCAATGAGACCATAATTTTAATACCATAAAGTTGTATAGCTGTAAGAGAGGGCCTAATTCATTTTGCAGAACTTTTTTTACTGGCTGTGAGAGAAGAACTCAGCCTGACTCAACTCTCAGGCTGCTTGCAGGACTGTCCATGAAGAAATAAGAAGTGTTAAAGGTCAGCTTAGCATATTTGATATGGAAATCATTGAGACAAAAATGGACTCTCAgtcaaatgcattttaaagacattttctcAAGAAAACCCACCCTTTTTAATCATATGGTAAAAGTAGGTTATATAATAATTCTTGTTCTACATACCAGACTTCTTTAGGCTCACTTGATTTATCTTGAAGTGTAAAGGCATGATTTTACTCAATTCTGTTGCTTCTTAAAAATATGCAACTCATACTGCATTTGTAATGGCATGCATCATTGTGAATCTACTCTTTCAGCCTTTATGTAATTTTTATGCTTAGACTTATTCACCAAACCAAGATCGCTGGTAACTGGAACAGTCCACGGTGTAGAAGAAAGGCTTGACCCAATAATCATGCCTTTTTTctattcccagacaaaaaaaatacattaagatTGACActacatatcagtaatttagaATACAATACATTACAAGGATGTTTTAATGATGCAAAACACATGCATTATAATCCCATGAAATTCAGTTAGAATTTACcttaaaagaaacccaaacagATTAAGGTATGGACATATGCAGTTAAGGCactcaaacatttttaaagtcacTGCACAGTGCCATGCAATAACTATACAATTAGGATTGAGGCATATTAATGCATGTGATCCCAGTTTAATGTTTTAACAATCAGTTTAAATCTAGATTCTTTCATGTTTATTTCCTTATGGTGTCATTCCAGGGCTGAGATACAGTTGGAACTAATCtgaaagattattttttctttgaggttttttgcactttttttttttattatgacaGAGACAACAGTCCATGTCAGAAAGCAGAAAGAGAGTGCTCCTGGAGAGGATAATTGTGGAGCTTGTTGAGTTCATTTCTCCCAAAACTCCTAAACCTGGTGAACTTGGAGGAAGGATATCTGGTTCAATGGCTTGGAGAGTAGCCAGAGGTGAAATAGGTTCAGAGGTATTTAATTTGTCAACTGGTGATCATTTTAGGGGGGGGTGGGTCTAAATTGTTTGTCTCTTAATTATAGGCTAATGAGTGACATTCTTTTGATTAAAGCTACAACATAACAAAAGCAGGAAATTTAAGAAAACTGAAATTAAGGTGTTTGGGAAATCAACACATTAAGTTGTTGACAATTTCCTCAAGAATTCTGGGGAATCTAATTAAGCTGGAGAGCAATTTTCTACCAACTTTTTTTGTGAATAAAATGTAAATCAAGGCCCACTGTGAATGTGTAACTGCAACTCCCACAAAGTAAGATTAATTAATGTTTACATAATCCCCCCTCACCTCAAGGTTCTTGGCTAAATGGAGTTTTTAATGTTCTTAATTCCTTATGCGGAGAGACAATTTCCTAAAAACAACCATTCTAGATAGGCCAGTACACAAAGGTATCAATTATTCCTAACATTTTGCACATCCTTTTCTAGTGATCTTGTCATTTGATGTAAAGAGGATGACAATCTAAATACTGAATTAGAGCTAGTTAAATGGAACTAATGGATTTCATAGCAATGTTCAGATTTGAGATACTAGAGTTTATTTCAACTATACATATTTTAGGGGACTTTATTTCTGTCTTACTGAATCTCATGATATGAAGGATGATTAGAAATCAATTTTTAAGTGCATATACTCCATTTTCCCTTGTTTTCTGAATATCTTTATCAAATTCACACTTACCCTTAATTTTGAAAGCCgatctttatttttgtttccctATCAGATTTAGAAAGACATTGTTCTGTAAATTGCTATAGTTAGCTGTAGCTTTCACCATTAGTCATTGAGCTATGCTTGCTCTCTTAATATAGCTTAATAATTTGCTTTTTTCTCAGTGTGTTAAATCTGTTTAACACACCTAATTCCTACAGCCCCATATTATACATGAACATGAAAAATCTTTTGTAAACTATTATTTACTGTAGACAGACTCATGGTTTCAGTTATTTTAGAATACTTTACTTCCCCTTTCTCTGTGAAAGATTTATATTCTAGCAAAGTAATGTAAAATTTCTAAGTTGGGGCaaacatttttcaatgaaaaaaacattctagTATTTTTTAATTGGCTACTATACAGTTTTTCATAAAGAACTGTGGACCTCTTTGGTGTACTGCTTATAGAATAGCTAAGGGCATGGTGATCTGCTttatcaaatatatatatttgccaGATGTGTATgctaaacaaaaaagaaaaaataaaattagcatgATCCCTTCAAATACATCGCAAAACACCAATGTatagtttttggttttgttcagaGGAGAAAAGAAGTCATTTTTATTCCATCTGGGAAAGAGAAGACCTCTAAACTCTTCCACCTCAGTTACAATATAGTGGAAGACAGCTATACACGACTTTccaataataatgaaaaaatcaCTGGCTGGGAGGAAGGTGTGTGGAAGACTGAGTCTCTATGGAGAAAGGTTGAAACGGATTGGAAAATGGTAAGGATTGGAATTAAATAAATTTCTGTAGAATTTTCTAGATTATTAATATCCTCTAGCTATTAAAGTCTAAAATTACTAAGCATATTTTGCATCACATTTCTCTTAATGCTTAAGGATTCAGTTGGAGTTGCCAAATTTTACTGTCCTGCTTCAGATAAGATTGTTAACTGATACGAGAAATTGGAAATAAAGTCAGCTTGCCTTTCAGAATGGGATGACTGACTTCTCTGCAGATAACAAGAACCCTGCTGGAGCACTAAAGTTTAAGACCTACCTTCTCCCTGTGTTCACATGGACACGCACAATACTGCATGTATTAATAAGGAATATTTCTTTCCAAAGAGTCTAAATTGTTTTTTCAGCGGTGGTGAAATAGCTTTGTAGTATATCATATCTCTTCATCACACagacaaaaaggaagaaattccTTATGCTAAACCTTACACTCCATCTGCAAGAAGGGAAAAAGCTGTCAGTTACTCAGATTATTGAAGACCCTGCCTAAACCCTTCCCATCTGCTGACACACTGAGCAACGGAAGGATCATGCACTCCAAATCTAAAGAGGGAGAGGAAATTAAGGCTAAACTGGGGAAGGAGACATTTACTAGCAAACAGCCACCAAGTATGGAGCTGAGCATTCTATATTAGTGACTATTGTTTTGCTCTCCCTAACATCTTGTTAGCCTGACAGCTCTCTCTGTCCAGTCATACCACCAACTTAGGCCAGGCTTTGCCTCCTCTCCACAATGGAAAATTAAGCTTACCAGAGAAGTTAATTTCActctgaaatttgctgtgctggccCAGTATACAACAGCCTGTCAGAGCACCATGGAAGAACAGGATGGGGAAGTGCACAAAGAGGAAAGGAGGGAAACAGCTAGAGGGTAAGATGAAGGGTAAAAGAAGATGCAACAGAGTGGGATAATGGAGGAAAGAAGAACAGGAAAGGGTAAGAGATCAGACTGGGCACTCCCCAGCCTTCCCACGTCTGCAAACACTGTGGCTGTACCTCACACCTTCAGGTACTCATATGATCAGACTTCCCATTTTTGCAAGAAACATATGGTCCAGGTAAAAAAAAGACTAGCCACTAATCAGGGGAGTGCTCTGTTCAAATACATATATCTGCTCTTTTGCTCAGCTCTCTACTCTGGGTATATGTAACAAGTGGAGCAGGGAGCACTGATGTGTGACTGAGCAAGAAGAGTTTACCAGCAGTAAGCAGCTCTTCCATGAAGTTGGAAGAATttgggggtgggtaggaaaactGACAGCAGATACCCATCAGGCTTGTAGATGTGATATGGCACTTCTATAGAACGCCATCTTGTGGAATGTTCAGTCTTTTAACTTAAGCAGATGTACCACTTAAGAAGTTGGAGTCCAGCtgtccagaaagaaaaggaggacttgtggcaccttagagactaaccaatgtatttgagcacaagctttcgtgagctacagctcactgcatcggatgcatgcagtggaaaaagagaagccttcattaaaaaaaaaaaaaaaaggttcatcCTTTAATTTGGAATGAAGGGAGAGGAAACCAACAAAGGCGACCCAAAAGGTAAAGTtcttctttgagatgttttgcaCATGCTCACGCTGATTTAAGTGTGCAAGCACCCTGATCACAACTGTCAGAGATTTTTCCCCTAGTGGTATTTGTCGGCTTGGTGCTGGCGCCACACACGCATAGTGCCGGTATAGGGGGCCCCCGCTGAGCCCGCGCTCCTCGGTCCCTTCTGACTGCCTGTTCAGCTGTTGGAACTTCCCCTCTTTATCTTGAGCTAAGTGTTTTAGTGGTTTCCACTATTTTTCATTGTAAATAGTTAGATTTTGATAGTTTAGTAGTTTCAGTACATTTAAGTAGTCATAGTATAGGACTGGGACTCCTCTCCGTGCCCGGAGAGGTGCTCTGACCCTCCCCCGGTACTGGGGCATGCCTCGGGCACCAGGGTTTAAATAGTGCTCTTCGTGTGGCAAAACTGTGCCTACTAGTTACCCTCACTTGAGTTGTCTCAAGTGTTTGGGAGTGGGTCACAGGAAAGAGTGCTGTAACGTCTTCTAGGAATTTaagcacacacacagaaagacagaGCAGCAAGGTTGAAAGTCCTACTTATGGAGGCGGCGCTGAGACAGAGCAGAGATCAGACTTGGCATCGAATATTTCGGCATCAGTACAAAGTGCTCCGCTGGTGGCTAAGAGCTCTCGGCACTGGTCCTCCTCACTGGTACGGAAGAAGAAACGTTGAGGCCACCGGAGAAGACTTGCTCGCTGGCACTGAAGGGAGACAAGCGAGCAGATCGGGATAGAGTGAGATCCGTGCTGGGCcgctctccctccccagcactgcgGCAACCACTGGCAGAAGCATCGGCACCGCAGACCCCAGTAGTACTCAACCAACCAGATGGTTGGCACTGGGCAGACCAGTTTGCAGTGCCTTCAACCCCAGAAGCCTATGCAGCTGCTAATGAGCTGATGACTTTGTCGATACCGAGCCCAGATGGGAGATAGGATGCGGCACCAGTGGCACCACTCAGTGGCACCACGGCATTGACTACCTTTAAGCCAGTTTCAAGACCAACCTCCAGGGGGAAACCCCCTTCATTGCTTCCTCAGAGATGTCTCCACAGCACCGATCTCCAGCACCGGGAGGATCGGCCCCACCATGGTCACCACAGTCCTCCACCTACACATCGTCATCTTCATCAAGTTCAGACTCGGGATCCAACTATTCAAGACACCAGCACCGAAAGGAGACTCTGTGTCAGTCTCCACAGACAATGCTATCATTGGGAGTGCCGGGAGCATGGATGACCCAAGGCGCTGGGCCCATGGCGTCTGGCATCCCTACAGTGGGGCTTTTGGAACCTGTGGGGTCTTCCCCCAGGCCAAGGGACCAGCTCACGGTGCTCCTACTTGGTGCGCTCGGAGACTGTTGTGGCACCAGGGACGCACAGGTAAACTCAGGAGCCAACCCCCTGTACCGGTCCTGATGCCGGAGTAGGTCCCAGCACCGGCGCCCAAGCAGGGATACTCCCTGGTACTGATGCCAGTACTGGAACCAGTACCAGTACCCAAGTTCTTGTGCCTCGGGAACAGGCTGCAGTAGACACTATGGCAGTGCACATCTCTTCCTCATCATCTCAAGAGGACGAGCTCATGCTCAAGGGGCTCTCCCCCCCACAGGACGATGTAAGGGCCCACCAAGACTTGTTAAAGTGGGTGGCCTCTAACCCTGGCAGGCAGAGGTCATTAAGGAACCATCAGATGGGTTCCTAGACATTCTGTTGGCCACAGCCCCTATGAAGGTGGCCCTGCTCTTACACAAATCCATTTTGGGACCTATTAAGGCCACTTGGCAGACTCCTGCTTCCATTCCACCCACAGCaaagagaacagaaagaaaatactttGTGCCCGCAAAAGGCTGTGAGTTCTTGTTCTCTCATTCCCCTCTTGGGTCCCTCATTGTGGCGGCTGCTAACAAAAAGGAGCACCAAGGTCAGATAAGATTTACCCCCAATCCAAAGGAGCCCAGGAAAATGGACCTTCTGGGTAGGAAGGTCTATTTGATGGGGGGACTCCAGTTGGGGATAGTGAACCAGCAGGTGTTGCTGGGTCGTTACGATTACAACATGTGGGAAGTGATGAACAAAGTCAAAGACAAAGACAGACCTCCCCAGGCTTGGTGGGGGCCCCTTATACCGGCTCTATGAGTGCGCTGCACCACGGGGCACCAGCGCCAAGCCGACGGATACCACTAGGGGAAAAATCTCTGACAGCTGTGCTCGGTGCACTTGCACACCTACATCGGAATGGACATGTgaaacacatctcaaagaacaacagttacaaaaggtaggtaactgttttttatcCTAAAGCTAACTATGGATCTCAGTCCACAAGCTGTAGAGAAGAAATACCAACTGCAGTGCAAAGCAGAAAGATAAGAAAGGCAAACTGATGCAGGTAAAGTGGATTTGCTGATCCTTTAGCTAGTATCCTGATTAGCAGTAATCACCACCTTATTTTTATACTGCAGTGCTGTAAACGAACATGTCCCTGAGGTAAAACTTCATAGAATTAGACCCAACTAGCTGAAGAAAACTAGGATTTAATAGGCCAAATTCCCCCAGAACCATCTGCAGCACATGGTGCTAATAAGCACAATGTAAGGAGCAACATAAGAACCTGTTCATCTAAAAtcatcagatttttaaaaccttGTATCCTCAGGTTCTTTCTTACAGTCTACACTAACCATCTTCCAAAAAAATTGCACTCGGGTGAGAATGTAAACTGGATTTTAACCTTCTAGATTCAGACTGCTTGCAGTTCCTTCAGTAAAGGGTAGCAGTATAAACAGGTAGGCACAAATAAGGAGGCTATGTAATATAGGCAGGAAACTTCAGGTGTACTCTAAGCTGCTGATGGCCCCAAAAGATCATTACAGTGATTGGGGTTGCTGGAGTGTAGTGGACTCTAGTCATCCCCTCTCTGACTGCTGGCATGCCAAGGCCTAGAAAGGGTGGCACAAAGCCAGCTGCACCAGTTGAGGAGTCCCACACATCTCTTTATTTGTTACACAAGCTTTCCCATCCCATTTGTGCTACCATAGAAGGGCAAAGGAGCCAAAACAGgatggaaaatctggcccattgtagTTACTTAAAAGCAGAACCCTACATACTTAAAACAGTATGTGTCTATGTTGCTAAAATACCACGCAGCACATTAAAGATCTTCCCCTACTATTTCAATGAAGTAAACTCCACTGAAAATGTACAGCTACCCAATATCACTGTAAAAACAGGAATAAGGTAAAGTTTTTTTACGCCAAGGTTTAGTGCCCTTATAAAGACATTTCATTTGATCTGGGCTCAGCATCCATCTTTCAATACCTTAACCATGATGTTTTTCCATTTAGGTTTATTTAGCCCGAAAAGAAGGGTCATCCTCTTCTTACATCTGCTGGAAGTTTGAGTGTGGGTCAGTTGGTCTAAAAATAGACAACATTTCCATTAGAACGAACAGTCAGACATTTCACAGTGGAAGAATAAGGTGGAGATTGCGCTCCAACATAGCAGAAGTTGATCTGGCTGGAGGTAAGTGTGAAAtctgattgattttattttttaaatcatgaggtATACATGCTAATGAAAATGCAATGCACTAGTACGCTGGGAAGTGGAGGTTGGAGAAACAACGTAAGCAATAAAGAAAGTTAAAATGCAGTTGCATTTTAACCTTTTCCCACTTAAGCTTTTTGCCAAGGATAAGGAAATATATGAGAACAATCAATATACAGCTCTCACCTGCCACATTTTTCCATATTTGGGGAAAATAAAATTAGGATCTAGCAAAACCTGATGTGGATACAGGATATATATGGGCTCTTCAAAGCAGGGATTGTCTTTATATTCATACATCATATAGCAGAATGGGGCACCCAATCCTGACTGGAGCCTCTGGagactaccacaatacaaataataaataataatttgcagTGGACTTTTTCCACCATTTGAATTAGAAGATATATTTGATTATCTGCAAGTCAGACACTTTAATGTTCATTACAAATTGCCTCTTGAACATGTATTCTAGCAATATAAATTATCTGTGGCAGAACTTtaattgtttgtgttttttttctcccccaacaGATAAAATTCTTCGCTCCTATTCAGATTTCTCTGATGCAACAGAAGTTATTTTGGAAGCTGAACTAAGTGGAGGGGATGGTGATATTGCATGGCAGCACACCCAGCTGTTTAGAGAGAGCTTAAGTAACTCTGGAGAAAATAGTTTGGAGATAATTATAAAACTCATTGGTCTCTGAGAACTTAAACAGAGGAGAAATGCTATTGGCAACAGgggtttattttataaaatatgctGTGGATACAATGTGAGGACTTGATTGTCAATTACCATGGTTCATACTGCTGGCATTTTATTTCCCATTTGCCCGTTTTAATTTGGCCAtcatgaaaataataatttttatacTATGGACCATAAAGAAACATTGGAATTTTGAAGGTTTTATTCTTGTGTAAACTTATAGCAAATATGGAAATGTCAAAGTAAAAACGTGTTTCAtccaaaacacaaacacaaaattaaGGTATTCAGAGTTACAATTGATGCTCCATCCTAAACTTACTTCATAGTGAGAGGGGGAAATAATTATAGGAAAGCAAACTGAGTGAGGAACATACAGCAgttttaactttgaatttctggGCTGGTTTGTTTCACAATCTCTGCTGTTATTTGGAGTTAAAATTTGAACTTAATGGTCTGGTAGGCAGCATGTGTTATgttacttttaattttaaaagacttGTAAAAAGGATAATATTAGCCCCTAACATCTCCTGTGGTTAAATCTACATACTATTTAGGCATTTTAAAAGTTACAATATTATTTTACATGATGCACCAGAACAGGAGCTTTAGATAAATATGAAGGCAGTTTTTAAGATGGCCTAGAAATATGCATGTATTGGTCTAAGTAATAAACATATTTTGGAGTATACTAGTATACTGGGTAAATACATTTATGTGAAATTCATGTTCAACATGTACCTAGAAATTCTGTTATGGTCTATCATGTAAAATAGAGATTTAAAATTGAGTAAAAACAAATAATGTTTATCCTGGAAAATGCCTAGTTTGTTATACATATTTTTGTACTATATGAATCCATATTTATCCCCTTTTTATTAACTTGTTTACTGAGCTGATAGATCATAATCGCTTTTTAAGAAGCTATTATCTTGTGTCAGTCTGAGTCTCATGCACCAGATTTGGTGCTAGAAGTACATGaggtgctttttttccccccttgatgCATTAAAATTTTCAGACCATAGAATTCAGTTTTTAACTTTTTGCCCCAAACACAACCGACACTACTATCCAGGAGATTAAACTTCCATTTTCAGTCCTGGTCTAGCCCCAGGGCCTGTTGTGGCCTGGGAGTGCTGTGGATGCAGTATAATGAGCCACTAGAGAGTGAATGCTTGGTTTCAACAGCCTCCATGAACTATTAAGAGATTGTGTAActgtctcctcctccccgcccctaCCCCCACCACACAATCAACAAACATCTGAGGGACTTtgttgggattttaaaaagtgatggaCTACCTTATTACCTGTACAGTTATGCAAACTAAGAAGAGACTTCAGGATTTAAACTGATTATTTGTAGGGGATTAGGAAGAGATATTCTGCACTCCCTATGTAGAGAACACTTGAACAACTCAACACAAATGAAATGCACAGAATTGCACATATCAGAACAATGttaatatacacacatatattcCCATGCACTCACCTAGTACAATGTGACATCATGGCTTGATGAACCTGTagcttcaaagaaaaaaaaagttctaatAGTGAGGAATACAAGATAAGACAGAGCTAAACGGTAAGGAAATAGTCCATATAGAAAAAGGGTTTGTACAGAGGATAGGAGACTCTGAAAGAACTAATTATCAAGTAGAATCAATTGAAAATATGCAAAAGAAGAGGGAATAAATTAATAGTAGAATATTCTACATTCTGCTTGAACAGCAGGAGCAGCAAGAATTACAAAGGTATAAGGAAAACTAGTAGgtatgaggatctcaaagcaataCACAGTAAAGAGGAGAAATACATTGATTAAGTTTGTGGACATGTTACAAGACCATTTCTCTATAAATTATGggcttcaactcccattgactttaatggcactGAATCAGGGCTTATTATAAGGAAGATTGAAAAGGGTTTGCAATGTTTTGTAACGCAAAAGATTACTGGTGATATAGAAGTGAGGAAGCATCCCTATATCAGTAACTAATAAAAAGCAGAAATATTCCTTTACTGCAGGATAATGCTCAGGCAAACCAAAAATCACAGTTTCCTATCAAACAGACCCATAAGAGAATGGGTTTGGAGGACCAAGTGTATGTTGG
Coding sequences within:
- the NGLY1 gene encoding peptide-N(4)-(N-acetyl-beta-glucosaminyl)asparagine amidase translates to MAAAGGPSAPPRSRAVSELCQNARDTFLEASRLLLTYADNILRHPNEEKYRSIRIGNPAFSTRLLPVRGAVECLFEMGFEEGETHLVFPKEASIEQLHKIRDLIAGERNSRLSESSQTQRSGSSQTVTSMQHIVPQSLRAADSALIPVNRQLQTSAAQSAEMESETIFFKTLQSNFQHVQVYENQSLQKKALASIPVQALKEKAQEKLAQAKKVDEGTHVNEDDFLLLELLQWFKGEFFQWVNNLACSKCGGQTEPKGLLPPNDEDLRWNANRVENHHCNQCQFSNRFPRYNNPEKLLETRRGRCGEWANCFTLCCRAIGFEARYVWDSTDHVWTEVYSSSQQRWLHCDPCETVCDKPLLYEIGWGKKLSYVIAFSKDEVVDVTWRYSCKHEELLSRRTQVKEAALRETIERLNKLRQQSMSESRKRVLLERIIVELVEFISPKTPKPGELGGRISGSMAWRVARGEIGSERRKEVIFIPSGKEKTSKLFHLSYNIVEDSYTRLSNNNEKITGWEEGVWKTESLWRKVETDWKMVYLARKEGSSSSYICWKFECGSVGLKIDNISIRTNSQTFHSGRIRWRLRSNIAEVDLAGDKILRSYSDFSDATEVILEAELSGGDGDIAWQHTQLFRESLSNSGENSLEIIIKLIGL